ttaatccctCCAAAGAAGCATCACATCCATGTGGatccttattaactaataccccctactatcttatctctccttattaactaatatccCTAATTCTTTCCCCTCATCCAAATGGGCCGTTAGTTTTAGCAGTAGGAGCTTTATAATCCTAACTCTACTATAAAAGTTTTACAGTAAAACTAACGGCTTTCCCTTTGAGATTTACGAGTTTGTTCTTACCTAAGATTTCAGGTTTGATTCACCTTGCCGAAAACTTTGGAACCGCCTCAACCCGTGGAAGGAGGTTATAGGGACTAATCAGAATTCCGCGCAAGCTGGCTCGAAACACCCTGAATTACCTAAAAGAAAAAATCCTATCTGCTGTACCTATTTATTAAACTGGACAATGGATCTACCCTTGTAAAACAAAACTGTGGGCACTTGCTCGTTGTTTCAGTTGGTAGACTATCTTTTTCTCGATAAACATATCCAAACTTCTTACGTCACTCCATACGTATATAATTCAAAGTGGACTAAGGGGTTGTTTGCACAAAAAAGctaaagtggcttattttttgtccttatttaaatttttttcgtatcacttggcttatcatcattttttttggggattattgcatcctcatgatgaggaatctaaaaactaaaaaattttgatcgaaatccaatttttttgaataaaaacgaaaaaattggcttatttttgtctttatgtggctttatttggctcatttttaGCGGAAAAGCCATTGGCTTTTTTAGAACAACTCCTCCTAATTAATGGCTAGCTGGAAAGAATTATTTTGCTCAGAATTTTTCTACAGTACTAGTCACAAGTGGGGGCACCTGATCCCTTCAACTCTTGGCTAGTATCCTTATTTTTTTTCGCAATTACATATTCAATTCAATTTATGCATGCACACCTCACGGCTCAACTAATTTCGAGAACCGGATGTATAACCTCCAGTACTCTTGAGAGATTTTGTAGTGGCGATGAGAGTCGAACTTGGGAACTAAATCCTTACTCGCTCTCATGCTCTCGATCAATTGTCAAGAACCCTTAAATTTGAAAGTCCTCCTGTTATTTTACAACCCCATATTGAATCCTTGGGGTGTTGCAATCGATCTGTCTATTCCgctaatgtttttattttttaagtacttattttttgctttacaagATAAAtcattctcttataatacatcacctttaattaaaaaataagtacttgtccGTGAGCAAAACGGCTCCGttcccttagcggaacggggatATTAGGTGTCAATTTTTTAAGTCTGAAATGGACTTGTCCGTTACCCCAATTGGCAAATGGTACCACTTGCACATAGGAGTGCCACTGCTGTTGCTTACAACCGaattaattaaacaaacaaaattttcctGAGTTGCACTGGCACCTCGTCATCATACACAAATCAATGGCTAGGAAGGAATCCAAAAATAGGATTAATTGGAGACAAAACTTCTCATTTATAAACATACGAAACCTTTCTTTGAACAATCAATAGAAGTCGTCCAAAAATGCAAAAGCAAAGTCCTTCGGGAAAGCTTGAAGAACGACTCAATGCAAAAATTTGAGAACAATGTCTTTGAAAAATGCCATGGCGACAAAAATTCGAGTACTTTATTCAACTTTTGTTAGTagttttcttgtaaaaaaaaattaggcaaagaaataaaaagatgaaattaACCAATCTTTAGCATAAGTTTCAATCGACTTTAGCTGTAGGTTAGGGTTGTTCCTCCGttaccaaaaaagagagagagagagagagagagagagagagagagagagagagatccactTGACTTTGCCTCAAAATGGCTGCATTTATGCAAATAACCATCGCCACCTCTCCATACAGCATGATAAAATTTCTCACAAAAAACCAATAGCCATGGACAAAAATGGCGACATTTATGTAAATAACTATCGCCTCCTCAGTATTAGTGTTTGCGAGTAGGATTTTGGTAGTAGCTATTTGTGTTTTTGCTTATTCTGCTTTTTGTTGTGAGTGATGATAACCTAGTTCATATTAcctgctttttttctttttctttttttttattatcaacaaGCCCTATTAGGGCGGGGTACTTAAATAGGAATCTTGTCCCCTAGTGATACTTATGTCCTCATCCTTTCTGTTTTGAATACTTAAGTCTTCATCCTGAAATTTAAATTATGCCAACAACACCCTTCGTTAATATGGATATAccatttatttgtttctttctagTTGAACCATTATTCACGCACCTATTTGTTCCCGAGATTCCAGCTCCCACTTAATACTCACCAGGCAAACATGGGATCATTATCCCTTTTCCCATCCAAAAACGTTCCACTACTAACACCCAAAAATGGAATTCGAAATGGAATTCACctggtctagagagagagagagagagagagagaagaatggcGGAGAAAGGGTTGAAGGGGCAAAGGACAGAGAACGGGGGGAGGCCGTCAATGGATTCGGTGGAATCACGGCAGTGGGTGTTTCAGGATGAGGACGATGAGTATGTGGTCGAGGACGATGAGGATTCGACCGCTGCTGATGGGGTAGATTGGACGACGACGATAATGCCTAGCAGAGACTGATTcgactgataaaaaaaaagactaattcaGACCGGGCCGCGGATCgattctctctgttttttctgATTCATTCGATGTGGAAGTGCTCGAGGTCCCCGGTGCACATAGGAAGGACTACAAGGTGCTTTAATGgaacaaattttgttttttatttttgatcaagaactaattttggttttgtttagcTTAATTTATTGTGCTTTAGCCTTTAGCTCTATTTTACATGGATTTAGTTCAATGTCATTGATTGCAAAATGTTATGTCATGTTTGGCTTGTGAAGCCTGATTCTATTTAAGCTGTGTTTGTCATGTTTGTAAAACTTATGTAGGGAACAAACTTATCATGTTTGTCAAAGTATAACAAATTTGTCATATTAATCAAATTTGGCATTAGTGGTTCTATAATATTTATCATATGTGGATATTGAATTTaccttttttgtcaaaattgtcATTAATGTTATAGTTTGAGTTTGTTTGAATTTTATCATGTTTATTATAAAAATTTAGTAATTCATGGTAATTTTACAGAATTTTTTTCATTATGATCAATTTTGAatgggtgattttttttttttaaatttttgtgtcGAAATACGTCATTACTATCATGCAACATTTCTGCgaattcatttatttttaccaatcttatttcaaattttgttttgagattttaggggagagaagattaggagggagaaaaaaattaaagattaGGAAAGAGGAAGATTTgaaagataggagagagaaaatcctATCTTTCAAATGAGATAGATTAGGAAAGATttgggagagagaaatatttAGAAAATTAGGATAGAGAAAAGGGTATTTTGggttttatttgaatttaagGATGCCAACTTAATTATTTAAACTTACCAGTATGATGACATAAATAAGTTCCTCAAACAGGAtgactatttaatttcttctattATAAATAGTCAACTATTCATGGTGCCAAACCTAAAGTCCAAAGTCTAAGCTCTACCCCCTTGAAACAGCTTAAATCATAAGTTAATTAATTATGTTGCGCACATATGTGTCACATCTACCCATGTGAAAGAGAGATCACTCAGCAATGCGATAAGATTAAGgggccgttcggctaaataagccacttggcttcttcttttttgtctttattcaatttttttttgcatttgttagtttttttgtcaatttttggaaaattattgcttcttcatgacaagagaaatctaaaaagtaaaatattacaatcgaaatccaattttttttcagtaaagacgaaaaaattggcttattctttattcaaaaaaattaggttttgatcataatttttactttttaaattcctttcgTCATAACGAAGCAATGATctccaaaaaattaatgaaaaactaacaaatgcgaaaaaaaatttaaataaggacaaaaaaataaaccacttgacttatttagccgaacggcccCTAAGGGACCAAATTCATAAAGTCAAAAAACCTCAGCAGAGGAAAATACAAACATGCAAAATTAACCGAAGTTTTAATATTTGCAACTGCTATCGAACTCGATTTGAACCCCAACGGATTGTTCTGCACCTACACCGTACTCATACCGTCGAGGGTGTTGGAGGTTGCACTTCTATCTCACAGGATAAAAACGGCTAGATCACGATTGTGGAACACCTACCACAACCGATTTGGTGAACTAAACCAATGTCTTTCTCTCTCGATCGCATAAAAAACAAACTCAAATACTTTTGTAGGAATTTTGGAAAACCGTGAAGACCTCTGAAACGGGATTGCCAACACATACAAGCAAGAGGGTAACCCATGAGCTGTACTCCTGAAATCAACACTTGAAATTATCGGACTGAATTGTGTGTCATAATTCTCACATCATGTAGGTTACAATTGCTATATTAATCGTACGGTGTCTAAATTCAATGAACCAGAAAGAGAAACTCTCAAATTGCCTCAATAGACCCTCCATATGCCTCATTTCCATCTACCAAATTACGAAAAGTCccacaacaaaaaataaaaaaaacagttttcaatCCCTCCCCTACAcgcccccccctccccccccaaacaaacaaaaaaaactatgggCATGTTTGAAAGCGTTTGGGGAGGGGGGGGAAGGGGAGGAGATGGGGGTGGTCTATTTTAGGGGCACAAGTTGGTTCTCAGGACTAAAATGCATTTGACCACCTTGTCCGTACCATTGAAGAGCCACCTAGACCATAAAGGGGTTTTATGGTCCATTTGACCTTAATCCCAAGAATCAAACAAGAACTGGACTAGATACGGAAATAGTACTCAGGCAAACAAATAAAGGACTAGCTTGTCATTTTAGTCGATGGACTAATAATCCCAGGACTACTAGTCAGAGCGTAACTAATACCCCGCCAAACAATAGACAATCTAACGTGCCCTATGTAGCTACCCACAGATATGAATTCAACTGAAGCAATAGGCcaaaataattgaaagaaaTTACACCCAATGGGAGCAATGGGCACAGCCATATAAATTCCAAAGGTTGATCAACAAGCAGGAGAAACGTAAAATGTCGTAGAAAATAAATAGGATAAACATTGTCAGGAAACCTCCCCGAAGAAAAAACCAGCAGCCTGCGCTGTAAAGGTCGCATGAGATGCAAAATCAACACGATTCCCTGCACCTTATGAGAATCTTTAAACCGGAAGGTAGTATTACACTTTCCCAAGcaggaaaaacagaaacaaaaagcaCTAAAATGTTAAAAGACCAAATACAGAACACAGGTCATCCGAAGAAGCGAACTTTCCAGAAGGATGCGAGTTCACGGAAAAAATATACAGATGAACAATGGTGGTAGAATATAAAGTGCACGCGTACATGCATCAGTAAGGTGAATCACACAATATCAGTGTTTCCCGCTTGTACAATGTGTACTGGCATTTGATCTAGAAATGTCAAGTACGGTTTCTTACTTATAGCTGCTTGGAGTTGTAGAAGAAAACTAGAAACCCATCAGTCGTAACTTGCAATAATCCTCAGCATCCATGTTGTGCGTACAAATTAGCAGTCAAAGAAAGCCCAACTAATCCTAAGGCCATGTTTTAGTTTCCCCAAGGAGACAAAGCATAAACCAACCCAACCCTAAACATGAAGCAACTTGCTCCAGAGAAGGTTAACATTGATCTGCAGCTTAATCCACACACTTGCTATACTCCTATTTCTCGGATTCAGAAACAATGATTTGCTCTCTACTTTGTTATTTGATTGTTGAGGCATCGGAAAAAACTAAAGAGATAATTGTTGCAAAGATAAAACAAATCATTGATTCATCAAAACAATACTCGACTACAACTTGAGGGCGTAACCAACCATAAAAGGAACACATTTGTCAAGATGACCGATATGGCGATACCCCAAGCAATGGCTCTAAGCTAAGCAATTGATGCTGTAGGAACCTGTAAACGGATTCGGTAGTCATGGCAGCTATTCGAACAACAACACCTACCCCCTGCATATGAGAAGGGTAACAAGTTTAATAGTCACTGAAAAATGTGATGATCCGAGTACCTCTTGCTTTGACACTTCAAAACAAAGTACCTCCCATAGCTTTGATTTTGTCAAGTAAAAATGAATAAATACGTCTTTTACAATGATAACAATCAACTATTTGGAAGGTACTATAACACCCGGCATTCagatgagtgtttttttttttgcaataggTAGCGTTAGTTGGTTAATGTGTTACCCAGAGCCTCCTAACACTTGAGTGCTGGTACACAACCACTGGATTAGAAGCCCAggtgttgtttggttgttttgtcttttgttttctgTCTAATGTTCTATGCATGAAGCATGAATATTTCGTGAAACCAAATCATAAAAACCAAAGAGTACATTtatagaataataagatatgcATATACAAATGCACAAATAAGTCCCAAACATTTGTAGGACTTGACcacaaaaatgaaggaaaacaGAAGGCAAAGCAATTGCAAAGGGAGAATTGCATTCCATACCACAATCACAATTCACAAACtgtttatcttcttctttttgtaaaATACAAACTGTTTTATCAGTCATGTAAAGAAAATGACTATGTTTTGTCCGTGAGAATAGTCGAATATTTGGAAGTTACTAAATACCTGGATGGACAATGATACAATCTCAGATACTCTGAGAGAAAACATAAAAATCACAAGAAAAGCGATCTTGATAACCAACGAGAATATTTATATAATCAagtatatgcatatatatgttaaagcatcaaattcaaaacaaattggCTGCTGTGAGTGGAGACATCGCCTTTTGGAGGTAGtaattaatcaatgtgggacaagctctaacaataTGTAAAGGGACAAGTAAGTTGCAACGAATTGCGGGAGTTGACATAGAGAATCGTACATAATTAGCTACCTTATGGGAGATGGAGTTGATGGAAGTACCTTAGGACCAAAGACACTGCAAGAAGCAATAAACGCCGGTTTAGTCAAGCGCTGATCGGCATTTATTTTCCCGTAGGGTCTCAACGCAGTGGAAGGCATATGCAACTGCTCTGACATCAAGTTCTTTACATATTGTTGAACTTGGTTTTGAACGTGTTGCATTTTTGGCCTAAAACCAAGAAAATGACAACTAGTTACCAACAACATTCCTTGCATCCTCACGTAGCTGAATAAAATAGACTGAATAAAATAGACCAAGGATACACCAAAGTCCTAATATTCGAAGAACCCATTACCTACCCCAAGAGTATGACCATAGCAAGAACTTGATAGTCTTGCATGCGTTTAGCAATAGTAGTTATGCTTCCTTGCTCCAGCAATATCTAtgccaacaaaagaaaatattcaagataagcACCTATGACATGTAGATGCATGAAGCTCAAACTTTATTCCCTAAATTCCAAGTAGTGAAGAAATAATACAGAATCAAGTCAGTTTGCTGAGATGGTTGAATAACTCATAACATAATCTAAAAGTCAACAAATAAATATATCACCATCTTTCAGATACTAAGGCTGTATTTGGCCCAAGGATTTGggtaaggaaaaggaaaaggaaatagaagagttaaaaggaaataaaagggTGTCTTCTTCCGTTAATATAATGGTGGATTATACAAGATGGTCTCATCAGGGCTCTCCATGAGCTCAATGAAGTGctttatttcaaaaatgaaGTCAACATAAATATCAGTTTTCTTAGTAGGACAATACGAGTGAACAAcgcactaaaaaaaaaagaaaaagaaacgaacgaCTACCAAAGGTTCCATGATTAAAACAACCTCCTTATCTGTATtgctgttaatttttttttatttttttgggataagTATCGCTGGTAATGAGCACTGGAAGTCAGCCATATTCAGTACACAACAACGTAGAAGCATCTGAAAGAGGAATATTACCGCATCAAGAAACAAAGGTTGGTCACCTTCTAAGAAGATGTGGTTGGTGCTTTTGTAGAGCTCAAAATCCCATCTTTCTCCGCTCTCATGACGGCCACTAGTGATCCAATCAACAATAAGCAAGTTTGAGTCAGCTGACACCCTGAAGACTTGCTTTTGGGAGTACTTTGCAGTGGAGAAACACGTCACCGGATCTGGAATCACAGCCAAGAGAGCACCACTTCCAATTCTTGCCTATGGCATAAATTAGCCGTTTTTAGTAGCAAGTATTTGTTTCATaacttcagagagagagagatagagagaagagGTTGGAAGATCTCCCTCAATGGTTGCGCATTGTATCCAACAAACTTCATTTTGtttcccaaaacaaacaaaccaattTCTCGCAAGTTGAGTTACATCTAGAAAATAGAGTTACAAGCATGTCTCCCTACTTTAAGCGTTAAGGCGtgatataaaaatatatagcaTGGACTACTTAAATGATTCAATAACTATTTGCCTCAAGAATTCTAAAAGTGAACGGATCATCGGAAGTTTCACACGATGCTAAAAGAGTTGCCTATGCGTTTTCAATAGCTAAACCACCAAGTACCCAACTCTATAACAAGGTATAATCTATCATACGTGCCAAAGCTATAAAACGCATAAATAAGGAGGATGGTACTAAGAAGAAACCGTTATCCATTTGAGAACTTAAACCCCAAGAACAACTGTTTACTCTTCTCGTTCTTCTTGCTTACTAAATCATATAATAAAAAGTAAATGATAACACTACaatttttgttcctttctttttccaatacCACACCTAAGATTAAAGCAAACAACCAATACCAAACATAACAACTCAGGAAACCATAGTTTGTCGATTAAGGAAGAACGGATACCTCCAATACTTGTTCACAACACTTAGATTGCAGAGACTTGTAGACCTATATTCAATGTCAAAGTAAAAACTTCAATAAATTAACACATAGGATAGAGCACATAGAATCAGTATATAAGGTGCGTCATATGCAAGTAGCAAGGCGTTGAAACTAATTAAATAGAAGGCAACCAACTAAAATTGACCTTCGTGGAAGCCTGGGTGGTCAAAACAGTGGTGCAACCATCTCCAATCGTTAAATCACATGAGATTGAATCTCCCTGCGTTCACCCAATGTGCAATATTAGtacccaagagagagagagagggcggtACAACTCGCAAACAAATTATTATTCAGTATAATAACAAATTTTAGGTGTGTTCATTTTCTTGATAATCGAATAGGGCAAAGTATGAATTACCTCTTTATGGTTTGGTCTTTTGGCAGATGACACCTCCTTGAAATTTTACTAATGACCATTTCTCCTCCTTGTGGTCATTAGTAAAACTCAGGGAGGTTATCCACCAAAAGGCCAAACCATAAGGAGGTAATCCGTACTTTGCCCAATTGAATATGTTCGGGCCAGCTTATGCGGATCTTGACTAATCCTAGTGTCTACTAGCGGAGACAAATTAAAGCCGGGGAAAAACTCGTATCGACTGGCCCAATAGCAACTAGAGGTATCCAGTATCGGATGAGCAAAACCTAGGACCCAACATTAACCACCATGCCAATCCTTggttatgtgtgtgtataacTATATCCACGTTCATATGCAAATGAATATAGAGGATGGGGAGTGAGGACATACGGAGACAACGCCACCACCATAGGTGAGAGAGTAAATCCAAACAACATCAGTTTGGGAGCTACCCACCTGTATAAGCAAATCGTAAAGGTAAATGGTAAAATCTCAGATTGTTGCTTCGTaatgggtaatgattgaaattaaagaaaatatagaaaaaagAGATTGAGATTGGTACTAGTACAAAACCTTTGTTGGGATAATGAATTTGAGAGGATATTTGGAGAAGCATCGGGTGACCGTTGACTTCCCTCCAATTCTTTCCACTACCACCTTCCCCGTTTCCATCTCTCTATGCACTTCTGCTTGTGTTGTTCAAAAAGCTGATGCGATGGACCATAGATGTTGCTTCCACTGTGGAAGGTTGGGAGAGAGAAATCTCAGTTGATGCCCATCCCTGTGCCCTACTACTACGTATTGTGTCCCCAGTCAAAATGCCtatccaaaatcccaaattcTATTTTAGCTAGCCACAAAATAcagatttttttaatatataaaggcttttggttatttattattttcttggtTTGCTTTTGATGAACAGTGCATGGTGTTGTTATCCTATAGATTTGCGTAAGGGCAAAAATGGAAATGTATATATTAGTCAAATCCTATCTCATATGaaacaaacataatattaataattcCATCATAAACAAACAAGCAAGTTAGAAATCCCATCTCCTTACCAATCCCAATTTTAATCtcatctcattaccaatcccaccCATCTATCATTGTTAAGAGTAGACTATAACTTCATTTCTAGAGAAGAAATAAAACATTAACAGTAATGCATCATCCCCGATGAAGCTCAGCAGCTCCGGCCAGGTCCCATAGAAAGGTAAAGGGTAAAGGGTTTGGTTTATCTCAAATTTGGGTAAAGAAATGAGTAAAACCTCAAATTGGGAAGGGTTTGAGTCATGCATCGGAGATTGTTTTTTGCCCAATTTTAAATTTGGGTCATAAAATGGGTAAAAATTGGAGATAGTGTTTAGGCTCTCTCCTTTTGCCACAGTAATTTTCAAGAGTGGATAGCCAGCCcccaaccccaaaaaaaaagaggtgttAGAATAGCCATTTTGGTTAGGCTGCTGGAGTCACTTTATTTGGTTCTTCTCTCAAAAATAATCTCTCCAAAACTTGACTTTTTCatcatctgtttttttttcgtatttagtgattttttgtcaaattttttactttttggatgcACATAGCGtacctctattcaaaaagtaaaagagtttgtcaaaatgttaaaaaaaattactaaagatggaaaaatacgcaaatctatagaacttttttatctcaaaattgcaaaccaaacacagtaaCATTTTGTGGCTAGCTAAAATAgaatttgggattttggatgGGAATTTTGACTGGGGACACAGTACGCAGCAGGGCTCAGGGACAGGCATCAACtgaggtttctctctctcccaacttTCCACAGTGGAAGCAACATCTATGGTCCATCGCATCAGCTTTTTGAACAACACAAGCAGAAACGcatagagagagatggaaacGGGGAAGGTGGTAGTGGAAAGAATTGGAGGGAAGTCAACGATCACCCGATACTACTCCAAATATCCTCTCAAATTCATTATCCCAACAAAGGTTATGTACTAGTACCAATCTCGGTCTcttttttctatattttctttaatttcaatcattacccattACGAAGCAACGACCTGAGATTTTACCAATTACCTTTACGATTTGCTTATACAGGTGGGTAGCTCCCAAACTGATGTTGTTTGGATTTACTCTCTCACCTATGGTGGTGGCATTGTCTCCATATGTCCTCACTCCCCATCCTCTATATTCATTTGCATATGAACGTGGATATagttatacacacacacataaccAAGGATTGGCATGGTGGTTAATGCTGGGTCCTAGGTTTTGCTCATCCGATACGGGATATCTCTAGTTGCTATTGGGCCAGTTGATACGAGTTTTTCCCCGGCTTTAATTTGTCTTCCGCTAGTAGACACTAGGATTAGTCAAGATTCGCATAAGCTGGCCCGAACATATTCAATTGGGCAAAGTACGGATTACCTCCTTATGGTTTGGCCTTTTGGTGGATAACCTCCCTGAGTTTTACTAATGACCACAAGGAGGAGAAATGGTCATTAGTAAAATTCAAGGAGGTGTCATCTGCCAAAAGACCAAACCATAAAGAGGTAATTCATACTTTGCCCTATTCGATTATCAGGAAAATGAACATACCTAAAATTTGTTATTATACTGAATAATAATTTGTTTGCGAGttatacccccccccccccccccccccccttttggGTACTAATATTGCATATTGGGTGAACGCAGGGAGATTCAATCTCAAGTGATTTAACAATTGGAGATGGTGGCACCACTGTTTTGACCACCCAGGCTTCCACGAATGTCAGTTTTAGTTGGTTGCCTTCTATTTAATTAGTTTCAACGCCATGCTGCTTGCGTATGATGCACCTTATATACTGATTCTATGTGCTCTATCCTATGTGTTAATTTATTGAAGTTTTTACTTTGACATTGAATATAGGTCTACAAGTCTCTGCAATCTAAGTTCTGTGAACAAGTATTGGAGGTATCCATTCCTTAATCGACAAACCATGGTTTCCTGAGTTCGTTATGTTTGGTATCAGTTACGTTGGTTGTTTGCTTTAATCTTAGGTGTGgtattggaaaaagaaagggacAAAAATTGTAGTGTTATCATTTGCTTTTTACTATATGATTTAGTAAGCAAGAAGAACGAGAAAAGTAAACAGTTGTTCTTGGGGGTTTAAGTTCTCAAATGGAAAACGGTTTCTTCTTAGTACCATCCTCCTTATTTATGGTTTTATGCGTTTTATAGCTTTGGCACGTATGATAGATTATACCATGTTATAGAGTTGGGTACTTGGTGGTTTAGCTATTGAAAACGCATAGGCAACTCTTTTAGCATCGTATGAAACTTCCGATGATCCGTTCACTTCTAGAATTCTTGAGACAAATAGTTATTGAATCATTTAAGTAGTCCATGCTATATATTTTTACATCATGCCTTAACGGTTAAAGTAGGGAGACATGCTTGTAACTCTATTTTCTAGATGTAACTCAACTTGCGAGgaattggtttttttgttttgggaaacaAGATGAAGTTTATTGGATACAATGCGCAACCATTGAAGGAGATCTTCcatcctcttctctctctctctctctctctgaagttATG
The sequence above is drawn from the Rhododendron vialii isolate Sample 1 chromosome 6a, ASM3025357v1 genome and encodes:
- the LOC131331293 gene encoding urease accessory protein D, whose amino-acid sequence is METGKVVVERIGGKSTVTRCFSKYPLKFIIPTKVGSSQTDVVWIYSLTYGGGVVSGDSISCDLTIGDGCTTVLTTQASTKVYKSLQSKCCEQVLEARIGSGALLAVIPDPVTCFSTAKYSQKQVFRVSADSNLLIVDWITSGRHESGERWDFELYKSTNHIFLEGDQPLFLDAILLEQGSITTIAKRMQDYQVLAMVILLGPKMQHVQNQVQQYVKNLMSEQLHMPSTALRPYGKINADQRLTKPAFIASCSVFGPKGVGVVVRIAAMTTESVYRFLQHQLLSLEPLLGVSPYRSS
- the LOC131331295 gene encoding urease accessory protein D-like translates to METGKVVVERIGGKSTITRYYSKYPLKFIIPTKVGSSQTDVVWIYSLTYGGGIVSIYSISSDLTIGDGGTTVLTTQASTNVYKSLQSKFCEQVLEVSIP